A genomic segment from Malus domestica chromosome 05, GDT2T_hap1 encodes:
- the LOC103434663 gene encoding lysine-specific demethylase JMJ28, translating to MGEEGALPDHLRCSRTDGRQWRCKRRVMDDMKLCEIHYLQGRHRQFREKVPESLKLQRTPKNAGKKDQNGSGVKIRARKVENLVKLLKRKRSDEAVKNCKKKKRKVKLKKSELNLELIRMVLRREVEKRNQTTTKNKVVEESEADDDDDDDDRGGGGLTRDLPNGRMAISSSSSQSPRLRSGNAGSNSSSDGKVGADLNPVTTRRRCFRSKNIEPMPAGTFQFLPYNVGKLRKGKRKKCHWCRKSGSGVSSCLIKCSSCQKHFFCLNCIKERYFDTQDEVKMACPVCRGTCPCKECSENQTKDAESKDYLGVKNKVEVILQFHYLICMLLPVLKQINQDQKVELEAEAKMRGEKLSEVHIKQAEYSCSEQHYCNKCKASIVDLHRSCPNCSYNLCLSCCRDLLSESLFGGINTSLLKHSNKKKTCVSGKKQLVKKPITAHEQSVHSLYHSSSAPVPSLKACDAVNGISCPAKEFGGCGDSLLDLRCVFPLSWIKDLEVSAEEIVCSYEFPETADMSLCCPLCLGVDQKVDGHQQLQEASVRENSNDNYLFYPTPVNTNGDNVEHFQKHWSKGHPVIVRDVLQATSDLSWDPVSMFCTYLERSIARYENNTNSHEAIHCLDWCEVELGIRQYFMGSLRGQAQRNVWNETLKLKGWLSSHLFQEQFPAHYAEIIRALPLQEYMNPMSGLLNLAARIPQEIPKPDLGPCVYISYGCTEQLVQANAVIKLCYDSCDVVNILAHASDVPISDEQVSKIRKLLKKHKAQNQREVSRVASEQSVAKKVNGEPVLYGETMKEAGLHNVIGEEMHLRKRIARESCFSMHEACADAEASDSDSEATLSSSGTLHDAETSKDTKCEVLLDSCNSYEKQSLDECCGAQWDVFRRQDVPKLIEYLRRHSNEFTRKFDFHKHVVHPILDQSFFLDSSHKLRLKEEFKIEPWTFEQHIGEAVIIPAGCPYQIRNSKSCVHVVLDFVSPENVAECIQLTDEVRLLPADHKAKVDKLEVKRMALYSISSAIKEIRELTCPIIHCLFVNAALLML from the exons ATGGGCGAGGAGGGTGCGCTGCCGGACCATCTGCGGTGCAGCCGGACCGACGGCCGGCAGTGGCGGTGCAAGCGGAGGGTCATGGACGACATGAAGCTCTGCGAGATTCACTATCTGCAAGGCCGTCACCGTCAGTTCAGAGAGAAAGTCCCCGAGTCACTCAAGCTCCAGAGGACGCCCAAAAACGCGGGGAAGAAAGATCAAAACGGCAGCGGAGTCAAAATTAGGGCACGGAAAGTGGAGAATTTGGTGAAGCTGCTGAAGCGGAAGCGATCCGACGAGGCGGTGAAGaattgcaagaagaagaagaggaaggtgAAGTTGAAGAAGAGCGAGTTGAATTTGGAGCTCATACGGATGGTGCTGAGGCGGGAGGTCGAGAAGCGGAACCAGACGACGACGAAGAACAAGGTTGTGGAGGAGAGTGAGGCGgatgacgacgacgacgacgacgatcgCGGCGGTGGTGGTCTCACCAGAGACTTGCCTAATGGCCGAATGGCAATCTCGTCGTCTTCGTCGCAGTCGCCGAGGCTTCGTTCCGGCAATGCAGGTTCCAATTCGTCTTCTGATGGGAAGGTCGGGGCTGATTTGAACCCGGTTACTACTCGGCGGCGGTGCTTTCGGTCCAAAAACATCGAGCCAATGCCTGCTGGCACATTTCAG TTTCTGCCATATAATGTGGGGAAGTTGAGGAAGGGGAAGAGGAAAAAGTGCCATTGGTGTCGAAAAAGCGGGAGCGGTGTTTCTTCCTGTCTAATTAAGTGTTCCAGTTGCCAGAAGCACTTCTTTTGCTTGAATTGCATCAAAGAAag GTACTTTGATACACAAGATGAAGTCAAAATGGCATGCCCAGTTTGTCGAGGAACTTGCCCTTGTAAGGAATGCTCtgaaaatcaaacaaaagacGCTGAAAGTAAG GATTATTTGGGGGTTAAGAATAAAGTTGAAGTAATACTACAGTTCCATTACCTGATCTGTATGCTTCTTCCTGTGTTAAAACAAATAAACCAAGATCAGAAAGTTGAGCTAGAAGCAGAGGCCAAAATGAGAG GGGAAAAGCTATCTGAAGTTCATATCAAGCAGGCTGAATATAGCTGCAGTGAACAACACTACTG CAATAAATGCAAAGCTTCAATAGTGGATCTCCATAGAAGCTGCCCAAATTGTTCCTATAACCTCTGTCTAAGTTGTTGTCGAGATCTGTTAAGTGAGAGCCTTTTTGGTGGTATAAACACATCTCTCCTAAAGCactccaacaaaaagaaaacttgCGTCTCTGGTAAGAAGCAACTTGTAAAGAAGCCAATAACTGCCCATGAGCAAAGTGTCCATAGTTTGTACCATTCTTCTTCTGCACCAGTGCCTAGCTTGAAAGCTTGTGATGCTGTTAATGGTATATCTTGCCCAGCTAAGGAGTTTGGAGGTTGTGGTGACAGCCTCCTTGATTTGAGATGTGTTTTTCCGTTAAGTTGGATCAAAGATCTAGAAGTAAGTGCAGAAGAAATAGTTTGCAGCTATGAATTTCCAGAAACTGCTGACATGTCTTTGTGCTGCCCACTATGTTTGGGTGTGGACCAGAAAGTTGATGGGCATCAACAGTTGCAAGAAGCTTCTGTGAGAGAGAACTCAAATGATAACTACTTATTCTACCCCACTCCTGTGAACACAAATGGTGATAATGTTGAGCACTTTCAGAAACACTGGAGTAAAGGTCACCCTGTAATAGTGCGTGACGTACTTCAAGCTACATCAGATTTGAGTTGGGATCCAGTGTCCATGTTCTGCACTTATCTTGAGAGGAGCATTGCTAGATATGAAAACAACACAAATTCACATGAAGCTATCCACTGCTTGGATTGGTGCGAG GTGGAACTTGGAATCAGGCAGTATTTCATGGGTTCATTGAGGGGGCAGGCCCAGAGAAATGTATGGAATGAGACACTGAAGTTGAAGGGTTGGCTTTCTTCGCATTTGTTTCAGGAACAGTTTCCCGCTCATTATGCTGAAATAATACGAGCTCTACCACTTCAAGAATACATGAATCCCATGTCTGGTCTTTTAAATCTTGCTGCAAGGATCCCACAAGAAATCCCAAAACCCGATCTAGGTCCATGTGTTTATATATCATATGGCTGCACCGAGCAACTTGTACAAGCTAATGCAGTGATAAAGCTATGTTATGACTCATGCGATGTG GTTAACATTTTGGCACATGCATCAGATGTCCCTATCTCTGATGAACAAGTTTCTAAAATAAGAAAGTTACTGAAAAAGCACAAGGCTCAAAATCAGAGGGAGGTTTCTAGGGTTGCTTCTGAACAATCTGTGGCAAAAAAAGTCAATGGAGAACCAGTATTGTATGGTGAAACCATGAAAGAAGCAGGGCTACATAATGTGATTGGAGAGGAGATGCATTTACGCAAAAGAATTGCTAGAGAGTCTTGCTTCTCCATGCATGAAGCATGCGCAGATGCTGAAGCatctgattctgattctgaAGCCACATTAAGTAGCTCTGGGACGCTTCATGATGCTGAAACATCTAAAGATACAAAGTGTGAGGTTCTGCTCGACAGCTGCAATAGCTATGAAAAGCAATCCTTGGACGAGTGTTGTGGTGCCCAATGGGATGTTTTTCGCAGACAAGATGTTCCGAAACTTATAGAATATCTCAGAAGGCACTCTAATGAATTCACTCGTAAATTTGACTTTCATAAACAT GTTGTTCACCCCATTCTTGATCAGAGTTTCTTTCTAGACTCAAGTCACAAATTAAGGCTGAAGGAGGAATTTA AAATTGAGCCTTGGACTTTCGAGCAACACATTGGAGAAGCTGTTATCATCCCTGCTGGATGCCCATATCAGATTAGGAATTCTAAG TCTTGTGTACATGTGGTGCTGGACTTTGTATCACCCGAAAACGTTGCCGAGTGCATCCAGTTGACTGATGAAGTCCGTCTACTTCCAGCAGACCATAAAGCAAAAGTTGACAAGCTAGAG GTGAAGAGAATGGCCCTTTATAGTATTAGTTCAGCAATCAAAGAAATACGTGAGCTTACTTGTCCAAT TATCCACTGCTTGTTTGTAAATGCTGCGCTGCTCATGCTCTAG
- the LOC103434665 gene encoding equilibrative nucleotide transporter 3-like codes for MTEENGTKAPIKLEGQYKAIAVCWFLGLGSLVAWNSMLTISDYYYNLFPTYHPSRVLTIVYQPFALVTMATLAYHEAKVDTRKRNLIGYALFFLATLMLIIVDVATSAGGGIGPYIGICTCVGAFGVADAHVQGGMVGDLSFMRPEFIQSFFAGLAASGALTSGLRLITKAAFEKSHDGLRKGTMLFLTISTFIEFLCILLYAMYFPRLPIVKYYRSKAASEGSKTVTADLAAAGIQTQEDIEVSNDAKVVPTRLSTMQIFKQNIDFCLDLFLIYVLTLSIFPGFIFENTGKHQLGSWYPLVLIAMYNVLDLISRYIPLIKCLKIESRKGLLIAILSRFLFVPAYYFTGKYADQGWMILLTSILGLTNGYLTVCVMTVAPKGYNGPEQNALGNILVLCLLGGIFAGVCLDWLWLIGKGTF; via the exons ATGACCGAGGAAAATGGAACCAAGGCTCCCATAAAGCTTGAG GGACAGTATAAAGCTATAGCAGTTTGTTGGTTCCTGGGGCTGGGATCCCTTGTCGCTTGGAACAGTATGCTCACTATAAGTGATTACTACTATAACTTGTTTCCG ACTTACCATCCTTCGCGGGTTCTCACCATTGTTTATCAACCATTTGCACTTGTAACAATGGCAACACTAGCATACCATGAAGCAAAGGTTGACACCAGGAAGCGGAATTTAATTGGATACGCTCTCTTCTTCCTTGCTACCTTGATGCTTATAATT GTGGATGTAGCCACATCTGCGGGCGGGGGAATTGGACCTTATATTGGTATATGCACATGCGTTGGTGCATTTGGGGTTGCAGATGCCCACGTTCAAGGTGGAATGGTCGGAGACCTTTCGTTTATGCGCCCGGAATTCATCCAG TCCTTCTTTGCTGGCTTGGCTGCATCAGGCGCTCTAACCTCCGGCTTGAGGCTGATAACAAAAGCTGCGTTTGAGAAGTCACATGATGGTCTTCGCAAGGGGACGA TGTTGTTCTTGACAATTTCCACATTCATCGAATTTCTCTGTATTCTTCTATATGCAATGTACTTCCCGAGATTGCCTATAGTGAAGTACTACCGCTCAAAGGCAGCTTCTGAAGGCTCTAAAACTGTAACCGCTGATCTTGCTGCTGCTGGTATCCAAACACAAGAAGACATAGAA GTCTCAAACGATGCCAAAGTTGTTCCAACTCGATTGAGCACTATGCAAATATTCAAGCAGAATATAGATTTTTGCCTTGACTTGTTTCTGATATATGTGCTGACATTATCAATCTTCCCTGGTTTCATATTCGAAAATACCGGAAAGCATCAGTTGGGGTCATG GTATCCGCTTGTTCTGATTGCAATGTACAATGTGTTGGATTTGATATCGCGATACATACCCCTCATCAAATGCCTGAAGATCGAGTCCAGAAAGGGCCTCCTGATTGCAATCCTATCGCGTTTCCTCTTCGTTCCAGCGTACTACTTCACCGGAAAGTACGCTGACCAAGGGTGGATGATCTTGCTGACATCAATCTTAGGATTAACAAATGGTTACCTAACTGTCTGTGTCATGACAGTGGCACCCAAAGGCTATAAC GGACCTGAGCAAAATGCCTTGGGAAATATACTTGTTCTATGTCTTTTGGGCGGCATATTTGCAGGGGTTTGCCTTGACTGGTTGTGGCTAATTGGTAAGGGCACATTCTAA
- the LOC103434662 gene encoding uncharacterized protein translates to MSRFLTFRSFRKVANTVVNSPKQSCPEAVKYGTIVRVSLRLPQYRLYRDYTFPTRGHASFSLYNNTKNFSTSFGVIPARSAVRHHAQVAWKRLSESFSSSGRGFSRINKFAQAFSLAVTRSNLLLPGIFAFTSGKLAWSQRSLAETEYHPPSNTLYMHAQDGHAFMTSLAFAVLEGTILVLRTVTLGILFTPSIVMAVFADCFGPEFRKLWLHVVLRTLELAGPAFIKWGQWAATRPDLFPRDLCTKLSELHTKAPEHSFAYTKKTIERAFGRKLPEIFDNFEEKPVASGSIAQVHRATLRFRYPGQRVKPMVVAVKVRHPGVGESIRRDFVIINLVAKISKFIPALKWWRLDESVQQFAVFMMSQVDLAREAAHLSRFIYNFRRWKDVSFPKPLYPLVHPAVLVETYEQGECVSHYVDGLEGHERIKSALAHIGTHALLKMLLVDNFIHADMHPGNILVRVPKNKSSRNRLFKSNPHVIFLDVGMTAELSKHDRVNLVEFFKAVARRDGRTAAESTLRLSKQQKCPNPKAFIEEVEESFDFWGTPEGDLVHPAECMQQLLEKVRRHRVNVDGNVCTVMVTTLVLEGWQRKLDPAYNVMDTLQTLLLKADWAKSLSYTIEGLMAP, encoded by the exons ATGTCGAG ATTTTTGACGTTTAGGAGTTTTAGGAAAGTTGCGAATACGGTGGTTAATAGCCCGAAACAGAGTTGTCCTGAAGCGGTCAAGTATGGGACAATTGTTAGAGTTAGCCTCCGTCTTCCCCAATACAGATTATACAGGGACTATACGTTTCCTACAAGAGGACATGCCTCATTTTCATTGTATAATAACACGAAGAATTTTTCCACGAGTTTTGGTGTCATTCCCGCAAGGAGTGCAGTGAGACACCATGCCCAAGTTGCTTGGAAAAGGCTCTCTGAAAGTTTTTCCTCAAGTGGTCGTGGATTCTCGCGTATAAATAAATTTGCACAAGCTTTCAGCTTGGCTGTAACCCGCTCTAACCTGTTGCTTCCTGGTATTTTTGCCTTCACAAGTGGGAAGTTAGCATGGTCACAGAGGTCTTTGGCAGAAACAGAATACCACCCACCATCAAATACTTTGTATATGCACGCACAGGATGGACATGCTTTTATGACCTCATTAGCGTTTGCAGTTTTAGAAGGGACAATCTTGGTATTAAGAACAGTCACCTTAGGAATCTTGTTCACACCCAGCATAGTGATGGCTGTATTTGCTGACTGCTTTGGACCTGAGTTTAGGAAGTTGTGGCTTCATGTTGTTCTCCGAACATTGGAATTGGCAGGTCCAGCTTTCATCAAATGGGGTCAATGGGCAGCTACACGGCCTGATCTCTTCCCGAGAGATCTATGCACCAAGCTCTCTGAGCTTCACACCAAAGCTCCTGAACATAGCTTTGCCTACACAAAGAAAACTATCGAACGAGCGTTTGGCCGCAAGCTGCCTGAGATTTTTGACAATTTTGAAGAGAAACCAGTAGCATCTGGAAGTATTGCTCAAGTGCATCGAGCTACTTTAAGATTTAGGTACCCTGGTCAACGGGTGAAGCCCATGGTAGTTGCAGTAAAGGTTAGACACCCTGGTGTTGGTGAATCAATTAGGAGAGATTTTGTTATAATCAATCTGGTCGCAAAAATTTCAAAGTTCATTCCTGCCTTAAAGTGGTGGAGATTGGATGAAAGTGTGCAGCAGTTTGCAGTTTTTATGATGTCTCAAGTTGACCTTGCAAGGGAAGCTGCCCATTTGAGCCGCTTTATTTATAATTTCCGTAGATGGAAGGATGTCTCTTTCCCGAAGCCTTTGTATCCACTTGTGCATCCTGCTGTTCTGGTGGAAACTTATGAACAAGGGGAATGTGTGTCACACTATGTTGATGGTCTTGAAGGGCATGAACGGATTAAATCTGCACTTGCTCACATCGGGACACATGCACTTTTGAAGATGCTCCTG GTGGACAACTTTATTCATGCAGACATGCATCCTGGAAATATCCTTGTCCGGGTGCCTAAGAACAAGTCTTCTAGGAATAGACTCTTCAAATCAAATCCTCATGTCATTTTCCTTGATGTAGGCATGACTGCTGAACTCTCTAAACATGATAGAGTAAATTTAGTGGAATTTTTCAAGGCGGTTGCTCGTCGTGATGGGCGCACTGCTGCTGAGTCCACCCTCAGACTATCTAAGCAACAGAAATGCCCTAACCCAAAGGCTTTCATTGAG GAAGTGGAGGAGTCATTCGATTTCTGGGGAACTCCAGAAGGTGATCTGGTCCATCCTGCTGAGTGTATGCAGCAGTTACTGGAGAAAGTTAGGCGTCATAGAGTCAATGTTGATGGCAATGTCTGTACTGTCATGGTAACAACTTTGGTTCTCGAG GGATGGCAGCGGAAACTCGATCCTGCATACAATGTGATGGACACATTGCAAACGCTACTTCTCAAAGCTGACTGGGCAAAGTCACTTTCGTACACAATTGAGGGACTAATGGCTCCATAA